A window from Variovorax sp. PBL-E5 encodes these proteins:
- a CDS encoding bleomycin resistance protein, with amino-acid sequence MDASRAAAVDLGTLHEFHGIQPVLPVADAARAARYFCDVLGFELDFIAGEPPSYARVKKGDRSYGDPVYIRLWQCGRRDAAAWRGEIVIHVGRDVDGLHAAYVKRGVAIVEALVSQPWGLREFAIREPDGHVLRFCGYLS; translated from the coding sequence ATGGACGCCTCCAGGGCCGCAGCGGTGGATCTCGGCACGCTGCACGAGTTCCACGGCATCCAGCCGGTGCTGCCGGTGGCGGATGCAGCAAGGGCGGCGCGCTACTTCTGCGACGTGCTCGGCTTCGAGCTCGACTTCATCGCGGGCGAGCCGCCGAGCTATGCGCGCGTGAAGAAAGGCGATCGCAGCTATGGCGATCCGGTGTACATCCGCCTCTGGCAATGCGGCCGGCGCGATGCAGCGGCATGGCGCGGCGAGATCGTGATCCATGTCGGCCGCGATGTCGACGGACTGCATGCGGCCTACGTGAAGCGCGGCGTAGCCATCGTCGAGGCGCTGGTATCGCAGCCCTGGGGCCTGCGCGAATTCGCAATCCGCGAGCCCGACGGGCACGTGCTGCGCTTCTGCGGCTACCTGTCGTAG